A window from Cinclus cinclus chromosome 4, bCinCin1.1, whole genome shotgun sequence encodes these proteins:
- the TMBIM4 gene encoding protein lifeguard 4 isoform X1 — protein MAAEQPYPRSSIEDDFNYGSNVASASVHIRMAFLRKVYSILSVQVLLTTVTSALFLYSAGVQAFVHERPALLLISGFGSLGVIVALTFYRHQHPVNLYLLFGFTLLEALTVAITVSFYDVSIVLQAFILTTAVFLGLTAYTLQSKRDFSKFGAGLFACLWILILSGFLRLFFYSETTELVFAAAGALLFCGFIIYDTHLLMHKLSPEEYIVAAINLYLDIINLFLHLLRFLEAFNKK, from the exons ATGGCGGCCGAGCAGCCGTACCCGCGGAGCTCCATCGAGGATGACTTCAACTATGGCAGCAACGTGGCCTCGGCCAGCGTCCACATCCGCATGG CATTTCTACGAAAGGTCTATAGCATTCTTTCTGTGCAAGTTCTCTTGACCACAGTCACATCTGCACTTTTCCTATACTCCGCTGGAGTTCAAGCATTTGTTCATGAGAG GCCCGCCTTGCTTTTGATATCTGGGTTTGGATCTCTGGGTGTAATCGTGGCACTGACTTTCTACAGACACCAGCACCCTGTTAATTTATACCTGCTGTTTGGATTT ACGCTACTGGAAGCACTGACAGTTGCCATTACAG tGAGTTTCTATGATGTCTCCATCGTCTTGCAAGCCTTTATTCTTACTACTGCTGTATTTCTTGGATTGACCGCATATACCTTGCAGTCAAAGAGAGACTTCAGCAAATTTGGAGCAGG cctcTTCGCTTGTTTGTGGATTTTAATCTTGTCAGGTTTCTTGAGG CTGTTTTTCTATAGTGAGACAACAGAGTtggtgtttgctgctgctggagctcttcTGTTCTGTGGATTTATTATTTATGACACTCATTTGCTGATGCATAAGTTGTCCCCTGAAGAGTACATAGTGGCTGCAATCAATCTCTATTTGGACATCATAAATCTATTCTTACACCTGCTGCGTTTCCTGGAggcatttaataaaaaatag
- the TMBIM4 gene encoding protein lifeguard 4 isoform X2, which translates to MSSLRFSFAFLRKVYSILSVQVLLTTVTSALFLYSAGVQAFVHERPALLLISGFGSLGVIVALTFYRHQHPVNLYLLFGFTLLEALTVAITVSFYDVSIVLQAFILTTAVFLGLTAYTLQSKRDFSKFGAGLFACLWILILSGFLRLFFYSETTELVFAAAGALLFCGFIIYDTHLLMHKLSPEEYIVAAINLYLDIINLFLHLLRFLEAFNKK; encoded by the exons ATGTCCTCACTACGCTTTTCTTTCG CATTTCTACGAAAGGTCTATAGCATTCTTTCTGTGCAAGTTCTCTTGACCACAGTCACATCTGCACTTTTCCTATACTCCGCTGGAGTTCAAGCATTTGTTCATGAGAG GCCCGCCTTGCTTTTGATATCTGGGTTTGGATCTCTGGGTGTAATCGTGGCACTGACTTTCTACAGACACCAGCACCCTGTTAATTTATACCTGCTGTTTGGATTT ACGCTACTGGAAGCACTGACAGTTGCCATTACAG tGAGTTTCTATGATGTCTCCATCGTCTTGCAAGCCTTTATTCTTACTACTGCTGTATTTCTTGGATTGACCGCATATACCTTGCAGTCAAAGAGAGACTTCAGCAAATTTGGAGCAGG cctcTTCGCTTGTTTGTGGATTTTAATCTTGTCAGGTTTCTTGAGG CTGTTTTTCTATAGTGAGACAACAGAGTtggtgtttgctgctgctggagctcttcTGTTCTGTGGATTTATTATTTATGACACTCATTTGCTGATGCATAAGTTGTCCCCTGAAGAGTACATAGTGGCTGCAATCAATCTCTATTTGGACATCATAAATCTATTCTTACACCTGCTGCGTTTCCTGGAggcatttaataaaaaatag
- the LLPH gene encoding protein LLP homolog: MAKSLRSKWRRKMRAEKRKKNAPKELERLKKILGTKADVIMEEVKEVATVLPPEKVLEQRDDCKMELDNKRNKKTLLDQHGQYPIWMNSRQRKKLKAQRIKGKKKSKLAKGLVW; this comes from the exons ATGGCCAAGAGCCTGAGGAGCAAATGGAGGAGGAAGATGCGGGcggagaagaggaagaagaacgCGCCCAAGGAGCTGGAGAGGCTGAAGAAGATCCTGGGAACCAAAGCGGATGTCATCATGGAGGAGGTCAAGGAGGTGGCGACCGTGCTGCCCCCTGAGAAAGTCCTGGAGCAGAGAG ATGACTGCAAAATGGAGCTGGATAATAAACGAAACAAAAAAACTCTTCTAGACCAGCATGGACAGTACCCAATATGGATGAATTCCAGGCAAAGGAAGAAGCTTAAGGCTCAGCgcattaaagggaaaaaaaaatcaaaattggCCAAAGGCCTCGTCTGGTAG